In Afipia carboxidovorans OM5, the sequence CAATTTCGTGCACCCGATGCATGTCCATGGTGGGCCTTTCGAAGTCGTGGCCGTCGATGGCGTGACGTTGAACCAAAGCGCTCGGTATCAGGCGGACACCGTCAACCTCGGTCCGGGCCAGCGTTACGACGTCGTCTGGACCGCCCGCAAGCCGGGAAAATGGCTGGTGCATTGCCACATCCCGCATCACACGGCGAACAACAATGTCGAGCAGCAGGGCGGCGGAGGCCTAATGCTCGTCCTCGACGTGAAATGAGCTTCCGCTTCACCGCAAACAGGAAAACAAATGTCCAAGACTTCAACGATCGTCATTGCATTGACCGCAGCAATCTTTTCAAGCGGAGCAGCCCTCGCTCATCCGCAACTCAAGACCTCCGAACCTGCCGCAGGCGCGGCGACGTCTTCGCCCAAGCAAATCAGGATCACCTTCAATGAAGCGGTGATACCGAAATTCTCGGGAATCGAAATCAAGGACCAGGCGGGCCGGCCGATTGCGACCCGAAAATCCCAGACGGATCCGGCCGACAAGAAGCGATTGGTGGTGCCGCTGAAAGAGGAATTGGTCCCCGGCGAGTACAAGGTCGATTGGCACGCTGTCTCGGACGATACCCATCGCGTCAAGGGGACCTATTCGTTCAGCGTGACCCGCTGATGATCGAGTTTGGACTGATCGTCGCGCGGTTCCTGCACTATCTGGCGACAACGGCCCTCGCGGGGATATCGTTGTTTCCGCTCTATGCATACGCGGGAGCCGAACCGGACGTCTTGGGCTGCTGGCGGCAACGTTGGCTTTTCTGGACCGCCGTCGCGGTGCTGTTCAGCGGCCTATGCTGGTTTGCGTTTGCGGCCGCGAACATGAGCGGCAGCATGACCGATCTCGTCGATGCGGAGACGACGTGGGCGGTCGTCCATGACACGGATTTCGGTACCGTTTGGACGATGCGCATGCTCCTTGCGGTCCTCACGGTTGGCGTGGCGGCATGGGGTCTCCGTTCAAAGGTGGCGGCGCATCACCAGAATTGGATGACGCCGCTCCTGGCCGCGATCCTTTTGGCGTCGTTGGCCGGCACGGGTCACGCCCAGATCGAGCAAGGCTGGGCCGGCGTCATGCACATCGTTGCCGATGCCGTGCACCTACTTGCCGCCGGAGCCTGGCTTGGCGGCCTCATTCCATTGGCGTTGATCCTGCATCGCTATCTCGGAACCGACCTGAACGTCGGATCGAAGGATGTGGATCGGATTCTGATCCGGTTCTCCGGCATGGGATATCTCGCGGTCGCCGCGTTGATCGGATCGGGCCTCGTCAACGGCTGGTTCCTGGTCGGATCGCCGTCCGGGTTGTTGAACACGCCGTACGGCCAAATCCTTCTCGGAAAGCTTGCCCTGTTCGGTGGAATGCTCGCGCTCGCGCTCGCGAACCGGTTCTGGCTCGTTCCGTCGCTGGGCAGGATTCGAACGGATGCGGCCGAGGGATTAGCGAGGTCGTCCGCAAGGCTGCGCAACCATGTGCTCGGAGAGCAGTTCTTGGGATGGATGGTTCTCCTGGCGGTCAGCATCCTCGGCACGATGCAGCCGGCCGCCGGGTAGCGACAATGGAATC encodes:
- the copC gene encoding copper homeostasis periplasmic binding protein CopC, coding for MSKTSTIVIALTAAIFSSGAALAHPQLKTSEPAAGAATSSPKQIRITFNEAVIPKFSGIEIKDQAGRPIATRKSQTDPADKKRLVVPLKEELVPGEYKVDWHAVSDDTHRVKGTYSFSVTR
- the copD gene encoding copper homeostasis membrane protein CopD; translated protein: MIEFGLIVARFLHYLATTALAGISLFPLYAYAGAEPDVLGCWRQRWLFWTAVAVLFSGLCWFAFAAANMSGSMTDLVDAETTWAVVHDTDFGTVWTMRMLLAVLTVGVAAWGLRSKVAAHHQNWMTPLLAAILLASLAGTGHAQIEQGWAGVMHIVADAVHLLAAGAWLGGLIPLALILHRYLGTDLNVGSKDVDRILIRFSGMGYLAVAALIGSGLVNGWFLVGSPSGLLNTPYGQILLGKLALFGGMLALALANRFWLVPSLGRIRTDAAEGLARSSARLRNHVLGEQFLGWMVLLAVSILGTMQPAAG